From a region of the Salvelinus alpinus chromosome 2, SLU_Salpinus.1, whole genome shotgun sequence genome:
- the avpi1 gene encoding uncharacterized protein avpi1, whose amino-acid sequence MEDPEPPSVVDGPSLLWQPEKRRSRKSGCSNIFAGVNLRQLRRLFHVAGDRDAEQRARLVWGREERDRGGEEEEEREEGEMDAGLAQALVGFRVRARSRSGIRTEGHREPKLLKAFGHLRIKEGLDHHEEDNEEEDPSDIGELDPLPGGSTGAEGGAPLTDTQRPSERPHLERLGATTRQEGTRDPERYLHRILH is encoded by the exons ATGGAGGACCCGGAACCCCCCTCTGTGGTGGATGGTCCGTCCCTGCTCTGGCAGCCTGAAAAGAGGCGAAGCAGGAAGTCGGGATGTTCCAACATCTTCGCGGGGGTAAACCTGCGTCAGCTAAGACGGCTGTTCCATGTGGCCGGGGACCGGGACGCAGAGCAGCGGGCAAGACTGGTGTGGGGCAGAGAAGagcgagacagaggaggagaggaagaggaggagagggaggagggagagatggatgcaGGGCTGGCCCAGGCGTTGGTGGGGTTCAGGGTGAGAGCCAGAAGCAGGAGTGGTATCAGGACGGAGGGACACAGAGAACCCAAGTTGCTGAAAGCATTTGGACACCTCag gATTAAGGAGGGTTTGGACCACCATGAGGAGGACAATGAAGAGGAGGACCCCAGTGATATTGGAGAGCTGGACCCCCTCCCTGGAGGGTCGACAGGTGCAGAGGGGGGCGCCCCGTTGACGGACACACAGAGGCCCTCAGAGAGACCCCATCTGGAGAGGCTGGGGGCCACGACGAGGCAGGAGGGAACCAGGGACCCAGAACGCTACCTCCATCGCATTCTACACTGA